The following are encoded together in the Lactuca sativa cultivar Salinas chromosome 1, Lsat_Salinas_v11, whole genome shotgun sequence genome:
- the LOC111894706 gene encoding pentatricopeptide repeat-containing protein At1g09900, which produces MESVVSIKQTHEGFCSFQCVHTKTFRNRRVRVRNSVVLATGIHGKLNDKNGFLSKKIKRVSAISKSETFTPNGKAVNGEKALKLNGINEVNTRRNFEEFENNNHLRRLIRNGELEEGFKYLENMAYRGDIPDIIPCTSLIRGFCRTGKTRKATRVMEILEESGAVPDVITYNVLISGYCRAGEIDKALNVFDKMSVAPDVVTYNTILRSLCDKGKLDQAMVVLDRQMQKQCYPDVITYTILIEAACKMSGVGQAMKLLDEMKTKGCKPDVVTYNVLINGFCKEGRLDDAIKFLNNMPSTGCQPNVVTHNIILRSMCSMGKWMDAEKFVGDMRCSPSVVTFNILINFLCRRGLLGRAIDILEKMPKHGCTPNSLSYNPLLHGFCKEKKMDRAIEYLEVMVSRGCYPDIVTYNTLLTALCKDGKVDFAVEILNHLSFEGCSPVLITYNTVIDGLSKIGKTGRAIMLIDEMKEKGLQPDIITYSSVVSGLSREGKVEEAIKFVYDLEKSGVRPNVLTYNAVMLGLCKARETDRAIDFLGYMVGKGCKPTEATYTILIEGLAHEGLAQEALELLNDLCSRGVVKKRSADQVLVKL; this is translated from the coding sequence ATGGAGTCAGTTGTGTCCATAAAGCAAACCCATGAAGGGTTTTGTTCCTTTCAATGCGTCCATACAAAAACCTTTAGGAATCGTAGAGTTAGGGTTCGTAATTCGGTTGTTTTAGCTACTGGAATTCATGGTAAACTGAATGATAAAAATGGGTTTTTGAGTAAAAAGATTAAAAGGGTGTCGGCCATTTCAAAGTCGGAAACATTTACTCCGAATGGGAAGGCTGTGAATGGGGAGAAAGCCTTGAAATTGAACGGGATTAACGAGGTTAATACCAGAAGAAACTTCGAGGAGTTTGAGAATAATAACCATCTCAGAAGACTGATTAGgaatggtgaattggaggaaGGGTTTAAGTATTTAGAGAACATGGCTTATAGAGGCGACATCCCAGACATCATTCCATGTACGAGTTTGATTCGAGGGTTTTGCCGAACAGGAAAGACAAGAAAAGCCACTAGGGTTATGGAGATTCTTGAAGAATCCGGAGCTGTACCTGATGTCATAACTTACAATGTGTTAATCAGTGGTTATTGCCGAGCAGGTGAGATCGATAAAGCACTCAACGTGTTTGATAAAATGTCTGTAGCACCTGATGTCGTCACATACAACACAATCTTACGCTCTTTATGCGATAAAGGAAAACTAGACCAAGCAATGGTGGTTCTCGATAGACAGATGCAGAAGCAATGCTACCCCGACGTCATCACCTACACGATCTTGATAGAAGCTGCGTGTAAGATGAGTGGTGTAGGACAAGCAATGAAGCTTTTAGATGAAATGAAAACGAAAGGTTGTAAGCCAGATGTGGTGACTTACAATGTCCTTATCAATGGGTTCTGTAAAGAAGGCAGATTAGATGATGCTATCAAGTTCTTAAACAATATGCCATCTACAGGTTGCCAGCCTAATGTGGTGACACACAATATCATCTTGCGAAGCATGTGTAGCATGGGTAAATGGATGGATGCTGAGAAATTTGTGGGTGACATGCGGTGTTCTCCAAGTGTTGTGACTTTCAACATCTTGATAAACTTTTTGTGTAGAAGAGGGCTGTTAGGGCGTGCGATTGACATCTTGGAGAAGATGCCTAAACATGGATGTACCCCGAACTCTTTGAGTTATAACCCTTTGTTACATGGTTTTTGTAAAGAAAAGAAGATGGATCGAGCGATTGAGTATTTGGAAGTGATGGTGTCTCGTGGATGTTATCCGGATATTGTGACTTACAACACTTTGCTCACGGCTTTGTGTAAAGATGGGAAGGTTGATTTTGCTGTGGAGATTCTAAACCATTTGAGTTTTGAAGGGTGTTCACCTGTTTTGATTACTTACAACACTGTGATCGATGGGTTGTCAAAGATTGGGAAAACGGGGCGTGCGATAATGTTGATTGATGAGATGAAGGAGAAAGGGCTGCAACCGGATATAATCACGTATTCATCGGTTGTAAGCGGGTTGAGTAGGGAAGGGAAAGTGGAAGAAGCGATTAAGTTTGTTTATGATTTGGAGAAGTCAGGGGTGAGACCGAATGTGTTGACTTATAATGCGGTGATGTTGGGGCTTTGTAAGGCTAGAGAGACTGACCGGGCCATTGACTTTTTGGGCTATATGGTTGGGAAGGGGTGTAAGCCTACCGAAGCCACTTATACCATTTTGATAGAAGGTTTGGCTCATGAAGGCTTAGCTCAGGAAGCTTTGGAGTTGCTTAATGACTTGTGTTCCAGAGGTGTTGTCAAGAAACGGTCTGCTGACCAGGTGCTCGTCAAGCTTTAG
- the LOC111894707 gene encoding CBL-interacting serine/threonine-protein kinase 8: MVVRKVGKYEVGRTIGEGTFAKVKFAQNTETGESVAMKLLDRATIIKHKMVDQIKREISIMKLVRHPNVVRLHEVLASRTKIYIILEFITGGELFDKIVHHGRLSEAESRRFFQQLIDGVEYCHSKGVYHRDLKPENLLLDSQGNLKISDFGLSALPAEGVSILRTTCGTPNYVAPEVLSHKGYNGALADVWSCGVILYVLMAGYLPFDEMDLTTLYNKIDKAEFSCPSFFPVGAKSLIHRILDPNPDTRIGIEEIRNDEWFKKNYVPARVVEYEDVNLDDVNAVFDDSEEEGGGDEQQTDEDACPLSLNAFDMIILSQGLNLSSMFDRGQDPVTHITRFVSQKPAKIVLSSMEVVAQSMSFKTHIRNYKMRVEGLSANKKSHFSVILEVFQVTSNFVMVDIQKAAGDGAEYLKFYKNFCNNLEDIIWKPPNEQQQQQHGKSKITKTKSKRR; the protein is encoded by the exons ATGGTGGTGAGGAAAGTTGGCAAGTATGAGGTTGGGAGGACGATCGGTGAAGGAACCTTCGCGAAGGTCAAGTTTGCTCAGAATACAGAGACTGGTGAAAGTGTTGCTATGAAACTCCTCGATCGAGCTACCATAATCAAGCACAAGATGGTCGACCAG ATCAAGAGAGAGATATCAATCATGAAGCTGGTTAGACATCCCAATGTTGTTCGGCTGCATGAG GTGCTAGCAAGCCGCACAAAAATATACATAATTTTGGAATTTATCACAGGGGGTGAGCTATTTGATAAAATT GTCCACCATGGACGCCTCAGTGAAGCAGAATCTAGAAGATTCTTTCAGCAGCTGATTGATGGTGTAGAGTATTGCCATAGTAAAGGAGTATATCACAGAGATCTGAAG CCTGAAAATCTTTTGTTAGATTCCCAAGGAAATTTAAAGATTTCAGATTTTGGACTCAGTGCATTGCCTGCAGAG GGTGTCAGTATCCTTCGAACAACCTGTGGAACTCCCAACTATGTTGCACCAGAG GTACTGAGTCACAAAGGTTACAATGGTGCTTTGGCTGATGTATGGTCATGTGGGGTCATCCTATATGTACTGATGGCTGGATACCTCCCATTTGATGAAATGGATCTCACCACGTTGTATAATAAG ATCGATAAAGCTGAATTTTCATGCCCGTCATTTTTCCCAGTAGGGGCAAAATCGTTAATTCATCGAATTTTAGATCCAAATCCTGACACT CGTATTGGTATTGAAGAAATAAGGAATGATGAATGGTTCAAAAAGAATTATGTCCCTGCTAGAGTTGTTGAGTATGAAGATGTTAATCTGGATGATGTAAATGCTGTTTTTGATGACTCTGAG GAAGAGGGAGGTGGTGATGAGCAACAAACAGATGAAGATGCATGTCCTCTGTCTCTTAATGCATTTGATATGATAATCCTGTCTCAGGGCTTAAACCTGTCTTCCATGTTTGACCGTGGTCAG GACCCTGTGACGCACATAACTCGGTTTGTTTCTCAAAAACCCGCAAAGATTGTGTTATCAAGTATGGAAGTTGTTGCTCAGTCGATGAGCTTCAAGACACACATTCGAAATTACAag ATGAGAGTAGAAGGGCTTTCTGCTAATAAGAAGTCCCATTTTTCTGTTATCTTGGAA GTTTTTCAAGTGACCTCCAATTTTGTGATGGTTGACATTCAGAAAGCAGCAGGAGATGGTGCTGAATACCTTAAG TTTTACAAGAATTTCTGTAACAATCTTGAAGATATTATCTGGAAACCACCTaacgaacaacaacaacaacaacatgggAAATCCAAGATCACCAAAACAAAGAGCAAACGCCGTTAG